A portion of the Anabas testudineus chromosome 22, fAnaTes1.2, whole genome shotgun sequence genome contains these proteins:
- the e2f2 gene encoding transcription factor E2F2 yields MMRMPKGVSPASARPVVGVSCSQQQKMKLLSIGGVKTEFFSTGLSSPPMSSVPAGYFTQICNTTAAEQRANSLYSTPHGPEAKPIRSSSGRLPAKRKLDLEDPLYLPEFRTPKGKGSIAAIPSPRTPKSPGERTRYDTSLGLLTKKFVGLIAESSDGVLDLNWATEVLEVQKRRIYDITNVLEGVQLIRKKSKNNIQWLVGDVFEGGAGGGEKACALRKELGDLERAERSLDELIHSSTTQLKQLTEYKDNQRLGYVTYQDIRSINSLKDQTVIAVKAPAETKLEVPDTAGQGSLQIYLKSKNGPIEVYLCPEEGLEDASPVKSAVTPKKEFAQPPCPPTATPMGPPSYNIKEEPMESNMSTAAPAASSAAASSSSLLDVEGLLGLPPSLLQITEDQLPGTSFIPDPNTPFVSFSPPLDHDDYLWSLEDGEGVSDFFDTYDLGDLLKS; encoded by the exons ATGATGCGGATGCCTAAAGGCGTCTCCCCGGCGTCGGCTCGGCCAGTGGTGGGAGTCTCCTGCTCTCAGCAGCAGAAGATGAAGCTTTTGTCCATCGGAGGAGTGAAGACCGAGTTCTTCAGCACCGGACTGTCCAGCCCGCCGATGAGCTCGGTACCAGCCGGCTACTTCACCCAGATATGCAACACGACCGCGGCCGAACAAAGAGCCAACAGCCTGTACTCAACCCCCCACGGACCAGAGGCTAAACCCATCAGATCATCCTCCGGGCGACTCCCG gCTAAAAGGAAGCTGGATCTAGAGGACCCTCTTTACCTCCCAGAGTTTCGCACACCAAAAGGCAAAGGCAGCATTGCAGCAATACCAAGTCCAAGGA CTCCAAAGTCTCCAGGCGAGAGGACGCGGTACGACACCTCACTGGGCCTGTTGACCAAGAAATTTGTGGGTCTGATCGCTGAGTCATCTGATGGAGTTCTTGACCTGAACTGGGCCACTGAAGTACTGGAGGTCCAGAAAAGACGCATCTATGACATCACCAACGTTCTGGAGGGAGTCCAGCTGAtcagaaaaaaatcaaagaacAACATCCAGTGGCT GGTTGGAGATGTATTTGAGGGTGGTGcaggtggaggagagaaagCCTGTGCGCTGAGGAAAGAGCTGGGGGATCTGGAAAGAGCGGAGAGATCTTTGGATGAACTGATCCACTCCAGCACCACTCAGCTAAAACAACTCACAGAATATAAAGACAATCAGAG GCTCGGCTATGTGACGTACCAGGACATCCGCTCCATCAACAGTCTCAAAGACCAGACAGTCATTGCTGTAAAGGCCCCTGCTGAGACCAAGTTGGAGGTGCCAGACACAGCAGGG CAAGGGTCACTACAGATCTATCTAAAGAGCAAGAATGGCCCCATTGAAGTCTACCTATGTCCAGAGGAGGGTCTTGAAGATGCCAGCCCTGTTAAGAGTGCCGTCACCCCTAAAAAGGAGTTCGCCCAACCACCCTGCCCTCCAACTGCAACACCTATGGGACCACCGAGTTACAACATCAAAGAGGAGCCGATGGAAT CCAACATGTCTACAGCAGCTCCAGCTGCCTCCTCGGCGGCTGCGTCCAGTTCCTCTCTGCTTGACGTAGAGGGTCTGCTGGGTTTGCCCCCCAGCCTCCTTCAGATCACAGAGGACCAGCTTCCTGGCACATCATTCATCCCAGATCCCAATACTCCATTTGTCAGTTTCTCTCCACCGTTGGACCATGACGACTACCTCTGGAGCCtggaggatggagagggagTGTCAGACTTCTTTGACACATATGATCTTGGGGATCTCTTGAAAAGCTGA